A section of the Deferrivibrio essentukiensis genome encodes:
- a CDS encoding M48 family metallopeptidase has protein sequence MSIYGITFILILIFIELFHLSIDFQNHTHINRLNLDELEDIYSIEELKKSLEYHNAKFFPSTLHSIVDIGMLALLFYSGIIQRFDYFLYNHFNDYLHAIFLFTGFSIFNYIVGLPFVIYDTFFIEKRFGFNKMTPLIFIRDTILSSLIGFIFSSIVLSAIIFFIKSFTNTWVFVASIFMVGFMLFTTYIYPTLIAPLFNKFTPLENKELADKIFNLAKKANFPLKNILQMDASKRSTHSNAYFTGLGKNKRIVLFDTLLEKHSESELLAILGHEIGHYKLGHIKKMLFLSCIFIVLGFTGIKLLIDNSFIYESLGFAKSIPSGIFVISILFSPISFLLSPFLMKTSRKHEFEADSFSYKLTEDKLSLKEALIKLHKDNLSFPYPHKLYVVFNYSHPPLTERIKNLL, from the coding sequence ATGAGCATATACGGTATCACATTTATTTTAATACTTATTTTTATAGAGCTTTTTCACTTAAGCATAGATTTTCAAAATCATACTCATATTAACAGATTAAACCTCGATGAATTGGAAGATATTTATTCAATAGAAGAGCTAAAAAAATCTCTTGAATATCATAATGCTAAATTTTTCCCGTCTACTCTACACTCAATTGTTGACATTGGAATGCTGGCATTATTGTTTTATAGTGGCATAATTCAAAGATTTGATTACTTTCTTTACAATCACTTTAACGATTATCTTCATGCAATCTTTCTATTTACAGGGTTTAGTATATTTAACTACATTGTGGGATTGCCATTTGTAATTTACGATACTTTTTTCATCGAAAAAAGGTTTGGTTTTAATAAAATGACACCATTAATATTCATAAGAGATACTATTTTATCTTCATTAATAGGGTTTATTTTCTCAAGCATTGTCTTGTCAGCAATAATATTTTTTATCAAGTCATTCACTAATACATGGGTTTTTGTAGCTTCAATATTTATGGTAGGCTTCATGCTTTTTACAACATATATCTACCCCACCTTAATTGCTCCTCTTTTCAATAAATTTACCCCTCTTGAAAATAAAGAATTAGCAGATAAAATTTTCAATTTGGCAAAAAAAGCAAACTTCCCTCTTAAAAATATTCTTCAAATGGATGCTTCAAAACGCTCTACACACTCAAATGCTTACTTCACCGGACTCGGGAAAAATAAAAGAATAGTACTTTTTGATACCCTTTTGGAAAAACACAGTGAAAGTGAGCTGCTTGCAATCTTAGGACATGAAATAGGGCATTACAAACTGGGGCATATCAAGAAGATGCTTTTTTTAAGTTGCATTTTTATTGTTTTGGGATTCACCGGGATAAAACTATTAATTGACAACTCTTTTATCTATGAATCATTAGGATTTGCAAAAAGTATCCCTTCAGGAATTTTCGTAATATCAATATTATTTTCACCAATCAGCTTTCTACTCAGCCCCTTTTTGATGAAGACGTCCAGAAAACATGAGTTTGAGGCTGATAGCTTCTCTTACAAATTAACAGAAGACAAATTGTCTCTAAAAGAAGCCCTTATAAAGCTCCATAAAGACAATTTATCATTCCCTTATCCACACAAGCTATATGTAGTATTCAACTATTCACACCCGCCACTAACCGAAAGGATAAAAAACCTACTTTGA
- the pyk gene encoding pyruvate kinase, translating to MKKTKIVATIGPSIDNDNAIEQLIKEGVNIFRFNFSHGDYDQHKKSLNRVRRISEKLSIPVATLMDLAGPKLRIGMVDNPFNVHKGDTLEIKVGTEIGNRERIYIKYPEIFDSLKEDSIIYLADGTIKLKVIDKRKDLLRVEVLSGGVISSKKGLNFPNLKIKIPAVTEKDIEDIKFGVENGFDFIALSFVKNRFDVIKAKEYIKTYGGDIPVFSKIEKHEAIDNIDEIIEHSDGIMIARGDMGIEIDMEKVPVLQKMLIKKANSAAKPVITATQMLLTMVENIRPTRAEVSDVANAVLDGTDAVMLSDETTIGKYPFEAVKVMSKIIKEAESIYSYNKVLNKNDRDMAIAEASARLAGDINADGIAVFTKSGTTARRVSAARPKCDILAIMTDEKLLRRVNVLWGVTPFMKTEDTKNSDELLDKFLKKAKECLGNDKIFVATIGYPAGKVGSTNAVRIINTSEGLSG from the coding sequence ATGAAAAAAACCAAAATTGTAGCAACAATAGGCCCATCAATAGATAACGACAATGCAATAGAGCAGCTTATAAAGGAAGGGGTGAATATTTTCAGATTTAACTTTTCTCATGGGGACTACGACCAGCATAAAAAAAGCCTGAATAGAGTCAGGAGGATTTCTGAAAAACTTTCGATACCCGTTGCCACATTAATGGACCTTGCCGGCCCTAAATTAAGAATTGGGATGGTGGACAATCCTTTTAATGTTCATAAAGGTGATACTCTTGAAATAAAAGTTGGCACAGAGATAGGAAACAGAGAAAGAATCTATATTAAATATCCCGAAATATTTGACTCGTTAAAAGAGGATAGTATTATTTACCTTGCAGATGGTACAATAAAATTAAAAGTTATTGATAAAAGAAAAGATTTGCTTAGAGTTGAAGTTTTAAGTGGTGGGGTGATTTCTTCAAAAAAAGGGCTTAACTTTCCAAACTTGAAAATCAAAATTCCTGCTGTTACGGAAAAAGATATTGAAGATATTAAATTTGGTGTGGAAAACGGATTTGACTTTATTGCATTGTCTTTTGTGAAAAATCGTTTTGATGTGATAAAGGCAAAGGAATATATTAAAACTTATGGTGGAGATATACCGGTTTTTTCCAAAATAGAAAAGCATGAAGCGATAGATAATATTGATGAAATAATCGAGCATTCAGACGGAATAATGATAGCAAGAGGGGATATGGGGATTGAAATTGATATGGAGAAAGTTCCTGTCTTGCAAAAAATGCTTATAAAAAAGGCTAATAGTGCAGCCAAACCTGTCATTACCGCTACACAAATGCTTCTTACAATGGTAGAAAATATAAGACCTACCAGGGCTGAAGTATCAGATGTGGCAAATGCCGTTCTTGACGGCACGGATGCGGTAATGTTGTCTGACGAGACAACTATTGGCAAATATCCGTTTGAAGCGGTTAAGGTTATGTCAAAGATAATAAAAGAAGCAGAATCAATTTATTCCTATAATAAGGTTTTGAATAAAAATGACAGGGATATGGCAATCGCAGAGGCAAGTGCAAGGCTTGCGGGGGATATTAATGCTGATGGTATTGCTGTTTTCACAAAAAGTGGGACTACTGCAAGAAGAGTTTCCGCTGCAAGACCAAAATGCGATATACTTGCGATTATGACAGATGAAAAGCTATTAAGAAGGGTAAATGTGCTATGGGGTGTAACCCCTTTTATGAAAACAGAGGATACAAAAAATTCCGATGAGTTATTAGATAAATTTCTAAAAAAGGCTAAAGAATGCTTGGGTAATGATAAAATTTTTGTGGCCACAATAGGTTATCCGGCAGGAAAGGTTGGTTCCACAAACGCCGTCAGGATTATAAACACATCTGAAGGACTCAGCGGTTAA
- a CDS encoding DUF1499 domain-containing protein: MKIFFIVLFFAAIVMIAILISMSVMSKNWNAPGLIDKKLTRCPDKPNCVCSEYKDDIKHYIEPIYISENIDSLALLNKILADMGGNIKSEQDNYIAVTFTSSVFNFIDDLEIRIDKENKMIHIRSAARVGYSDFGVNRKRVEQLRHVFDKNADSLKN; this comes from the coding sequence GTGAAGATATTTTTTATTGTTTTGTTTTTTGCTGCAATTGTGATGATTGCAATATTGATTTCAATGAGTGTAATGTCAAAAAACTGGAATGCACCTGGGCTAATTGATAAAAAATTGACAAGGTGCCCTGATAAACCTAACTGCGTGTGCAGTGAGTATAAAGATGATATTAAACATTATATTGAGCCTATATATATTTCTGAAAATATAGACTCATTAGCCCTCTTAAATAAAATATTAGCTGATATGGGTGGGAATATTAAATCTGAGCAGGATAATTATATTGCTGTAACATTTACTTCATCCGTTTTCAATTTTATTGATGATTTGGAAATCAGAATTGATAAGGAAAATAAAATGATTCATATTCGCTCAGCAGCAAGGGTAGGCTACAGCGATTTTGGAGTCAATAGAAAAAGGGTTGAGCAATTAAGACATGTATTTGATAAAAATGCAGATTCTCTTAAAAATTAG
- a CDS encoding phage holin family protein, producing the protein MGANAIVYRIFVNIIGIGLSGILFKHVVVSSFLALVLSGIVLSVLNLFLKPILFLATLPLQILSFGIFYLITNAIILKLTSAFIDGFYIDGFWAAIGASILIGLVNIIFDLLATNDELRYYRWK; encoded by the coding sequence ATGGGTGCTAATGCTATAGTATATAGAATTTTTGTAAATATAATAGGTATAGGGCTTTCAGGTATACTATTCAAACATGTTGTTGTTTCCTCTTTTCTCGCCCTTGTATTAAGTGGAATTGTGTTATCTGTTTTGAATCTGTTTTTAAAACCGATATTATTTTTGGCAACTCTACCCCTTCAAATTTTAAGTTTTGGTATTTTTTATCTCATAACAAACGCGATTATTTTAAAGCTGACTTCGGCGTTTATTGATGGTTTTTATATCGATGGTTTTTGGGCAGCAATCGGAGCAAGTATTCTGATTGGTTTAGTAAATATAATATTTGACCTTCTTGCCACTAATGACGAATTGAGATATTACAGATGGAAATAA
- a CDS encoding LptF/LptG family permease, with translation MKILRKYILREILPLFVISNLFIMFILLFDKLINLASLFFAKGVAGTLIIKTILFYIPSFLVISIPISTLISVMTAFSRFSSDSELIVMKASGVPASWFLRITSSIGFIFFIMAAIVSLWLMPLGNKLSIENLKSIASSISISDINENELYEEIPGVILLVEKKKDKFDFENIVIIQKNENLVITAKSGEIFSTKDGAISFNLNTGEINKKDNEKISKIKFEQFSLNFDLNLNDVVKIKDERVMPLDSLIKNQNKGYIYKFELSKRIALPFSCIIMAVFGMLLGSFFTRGGRTLNLFAAIAVVFSYNTILVFSENMAKIGLPYISAWYANIIFTIICLFFYKRFRV, from the coding sequence ATGAAAATACTTCGCAAGTATATTCTTAGAGAAATTTTACCTCTTTTTGTAATATCAAATCTATTTATAATGTTTATCCTTCTTTTTGATAAGCTTATCAACCTTGCAAGCCTTTTTTTCGCAAAAGGGGTAGCAGGTACATTAATAATTAAAACAATCTTATTTTATATCCCTTCGTTTTTGGTAATATCGATACCAATCTCCACATTAATATCAGTCATGACCGCCTTCAGCCGGTTTTCATCCGACTCAGAGCTGATAGTAATGAAAGCATCCGGCGTGCCTGCAAGCTGGTTTTTAAGAATTACATCCTCTATCGGCTTTATCTTTTTTATAATGGCAGCTATTGTTTCTTTGTGGCTAATGCCCCTTGGAAATAAACTTTCCATTGAAAATCTTAAAAGCATAGCAAGCAGTATTTCAATATCAGATATAAATGAGAATGAACTTTATGAAGAGATTCCGGGGGTTATACTGCTTGTTGAAAAGAAAAAGGATAAGTTTGACTTTGAAAATATCGTAATTATCCAAAAAAATGAAAATTTGGTAATAACTGCCAAATCGGGTGAAATTTTTTCTACCAAAGATGGGGCTATTTCATTTAATCTAAATACAGGGGAAATCAACAAAAAGGATAATGAAAAAATATCTAAAATCAAATTTGAGCAATTCTCTCTTAATTTTGATTTAAATTTAAATGACGTGGTTAAAATAAAAGATGAAAGGGTAATGCCCCTTGACTCGCTTATTAAAAATCAAAATAAAGGGTACATTTACAAATTTGAACTCTCAAAAAGAATAGCTCTCCCCTTTTCCTGTATAATTATGGCTGTGTTCGGAATGTTATTAGGCTCATTTTTCACAAGAGGTGGAAGGACATTGAACCTTTTTGCTGCAATAGCAGTGGTATTCTCATACAACACAATCTTAGTATTTTCAGAAAACATGGCAAAAATTGGGCTACCTTATATTTCAGCTTGGTATGCCAATATTATCTTTACTATTATTTGTTTATTCTTTTATAAAAGGTTTAGGGTATGA
- a CDS encoding cation transporter, with amino-acid sequence MLKTIFEISKMDCPSEENLIRMKLDGVASIAKLDFDIPNRMLSVYHNGEVEVIEKLILELNLGGKIILSEDVEQIESDENSQQRKVLMSVLFINFAFFIIEMTTGFISNSMGLVADSLDMLADSFVYGISLFAVGGSILTKKKIARLAGYFQIILAAIGFVEVLRRFLGLEKLPDFSTMIIVSILALIANAACLYILQKAKGKDEAHMKASMIFTSNDVVINLGVIVAGLMVNLLNSNKPDLIVGAIVFVIVIRGALRILNLSK; translated from the coding sequence ATGCTAAAAACAATTTTTGAGATTTCTAAGATGGACTGCCCTTCCGAAGAAAATTTAATACGTATGAAGTTGGATGGGGTTGCAAGCATTGCAAAATTAGATTTTGACATACCAAACAGAATGCTTTCTGTTTACCATAATGGTGAAGTAGAAGTTATAGAAAAATTAATACTTGAGCTTAATCTCGGCGGAAAAATAATTTTATCTGAAGATGTTGAGCAAATAGAATCGGATGAAAATTCGCAGCAGAGAAAAGTACTTATGTCTGTACTTTTTATTAACTTTGCATTTTTTATAATAGAGATGACAACCGGGTTTATCTCAAATTCAATGGGACTTGTTGCTGACAGTTTGGATATGTTGGCCGATAGTTTTGTTTACGGAATAAGTTTGTTTGCGGTAGGTGGCTCAATTTTAACTAAGAAAAAGATTGCAAGGCTTGCTGGTTATTTTCAAATAATCTTGGCTGCTATTGGCTTTGTAGAGGTTTTGAGAAGATTTTTAGGGCTTGAAAAATTGCCTGATTTCTCAACAATGATAATTGTTTCCATTTTAGCCCTTATTGCAAATGCGGCTTGTTTATATATTTTGCAAAAGGCAAAGGGGAAGGATGAAGCACATATGAAGGCAAGTATGATTTTTACTTCAAATGATGTAGTTATAAATTTAGGCGTAATTGTAGCAGGACTAATGGTGAATCTGCTAAATTCCAATAAACCTGACTTGATTGTTGGAGCAATCGTTTTTGTTATAGTAATAAGGGGAGCTTTAAGGATACTAAATTTAAGCAAATAA
- the typA gene encoding translational GTPase TypA, whose translation MKEKFRNNNIRNIAIIAHVDHGKTSLVDSMFKFSGLFRENQEVQDRVMDSMDLERERGITIAAKNCSVFWKDTKINIIDTPGHADFGGEVERALSMADGAVLLVDASEGPLPQTRFVLQKAFKLGLKIIVVINKIDRKDARAKEVLDEIYELFFDLDANDEQIDFPILYAIGKQGIVKRNLEDEDSDLTLLFDEILNVVPAPAYDNMDNFQMLVSDLGYSDYLGRLAIGKIFNGKVKNNDNLVCINEKNQTVPLRVSKIQSYNGLNLEDIDVAEPGDIVVISGIEDVKIGDTICAAANPVPLKRISVDEPTVAMKFTINTSPLSGREGKLVQSSKIKERLIKESLRNVAIKIEEADDKDSFIVKGRGEFQLAILIESMRREGFELCVGRPEVILKNENGKVLEPIEHVYVDCEDTFSGIVTEKLLIRKGQLVNMINKGTGRVRMEYYVPSRGLIGYRDEFLSDTKGTGIINSYLKGYDEFKGDIPSRFTGSLVSDRAGKAVAYALFHLEARGRLFIVPGVDVYEGMIIGEYNKMGDLDVNPCKEKKLTNLRASGKDENIILKPVTPLTLEQALHFIAEDEMVEVTPKSIRLRKVELSASKRQVLYAKKKASSK comes from the coding sequence ATGAAGGAAAAATTTCGTAACAATAACATAAGAAATATTGCGATTATCGCACACGTTGACCATGGCAAGACATCTTTGGTTGATAGCATGTTTAAATTTAGCGGACTTTTTAGAGAAAATCAGGAAGTTCAGGACCGAGTGATGGACAGTATGGATTTGGAAAGGGAAAGAGGGATTACAATCGCTGCGAAAAACTGCTCTGTGTTTTGGAAAGATACAAAAATAAATATAATAGATACCCCGGGACACGCTGATTTTGGTGGAGAGGTTGAAAGGGCTTTATCCATGGCTGATGGTGCCGTTTTGTTGGTTGATGCATCGGAAGGGCCTTTGCCTCAAACGAGATTTGTATTGCAAAAAGCCTTTAAATTAGGATTAAAGATAATTGTTGTAATAAATAAAATTGACAGAAAAGACGCGAGGGCAAAGGAAGTCCTTGATGAGATTTATGAGCTGTTTTTTGACCTTGATGCAAACGATGAACAGATAGATTTCCCAATACTTTACGCTATTGGCAAGCAGGGAATTGTTAAGAGAAATCTTGAAGATGAAGACTCAGATTTAACCCTTTTGTTTGATGAGATTTTGAATGTTGTGCCGGCACCTGCATACGATAATATGGACAATTTTCAGATGCTTGTTTCGGATTTGGGGTACTCTGATTATCTTGGCAGGCTTGCAATTGGTAAAATATTTAATGGAAAGGTCAAAAATAATGATAATCTCGTTTGTATAAATGAAAAGAATCAGACTGTTCCTTTGAGAGTTAGTAAAATCCAGTCATATAACGGACTTAACCTTGAAGATATAGATGTTGCTGAGCCTGGTGATATTGTAGTTATTTCCGGAATTGAGGATGTTAAAATTGGCGATACAATCTGCGCGGCTGCAAACCCGGTGCCTCTAAAGAGAATATCGGTAGACGAGCCTACAGTTGCTATGAAATTTACAATAAATACTTCCCCTTTATCAGGCAGAGAAGGGAAGCTTGTGCAATCAAGCAAGATAAAAGAGAGGCTTATAAAAGAATCCCTTAGAAATGTTGCAATAAAAATTGAAGAAGCTGATGATAAGGATTCTTTTATTGTAAAGGGTAGGGGTGAATTTCAGCTTGCTATTTTGATAGAATCAATGAGAAGGGAAGGGTTTGAGCTTTGTGTTGGCCGTCCTGAAGTTATTTTAAAGAATGAAAATGGAAAAGTTTTGGAGCCAATTGAGCATGTCTATGTGGATTGTGAAGATACATTTTCAGGGATAGTTACTGAGAAGCTTCTCATTAGAAAAGGTCAGCTTGTAAATATGATTAATAAAGGCACAGGCAGAGTTAGGATGGAGTATTATGTCCCGTCAAGAGGGCTTATAGGTTATCGTGATGAGTTTTTATCCGATACAAAAGGTACAGGGATAATTAATTCATATTTAAAAGGTTATGATGAGTTTAAGGGGGATATTCCTTCAAGATTTACTGGCTCACTTGTTTCTGATAGAGCGGGGAAGGCTGTTGCGTATGCACTTTTTCATCTTGAAGCAAGAGGAAGACTTTTTATTGTGCCAGGAGTTGATGTTTACGAAGGTATGATTATCGGGGAATACAATAAAATGGGTGATTTAGACGTTAACCCTTGCAAGGAGAAAAAACTTACTAACTTAAGGGCAAGTGGTAAAGACGAGAATATTATTTTAAAGCCTGTAACCCCTTTGACACTGGAGCAGGCTCTACACTTTATTGCTGAAGATGAGATGGTTGAGGTGACACCAAAATCAATTAGACTTAGAAAAGTTGAATTGTCTGCATCTAAAAGACAGGTATTGTATGCTAAAAAGAAGGCCTCATCAAAGTAG
- a CDS encoding CHAT domain-containing protein — MKKVALGVVFFLVILNASTLSAKNTSFGLLLQKNAQDYFQVKGVVKNSPAYDLGLKPGDIIEEVNNSMFSNPLIFRKLAPGDKIVLSVIRDGKKIILSGVIKEYNSNGESLVVQNNKKNADTKSFDMKSYSMAISSALQKLEEAKEKNDFYGQVSSLQLLSQLYTFIGLYDKAEKSILEAIKLSKEPQSKVMPAQIRFLYSPLIKLYLNTGQYEKAIKFYYEEYNKIKGPDLSTTNEDMADIFRFSKQYHKALTLYSKLYNPRSQDLYKVRILGKVMDTYYRMGEYEKAEKIFGLVSDIVNKNNIYNEYVIEFLLRQGEFEKALNIIESADKYTKPVNINEKVARSFQKALAFKFLGKLELAGSEIENTISLIENIRDMTKLREYFFRGGRVNVYKEAVSIFSERYLSSGKTDNESLNKAFYYAELSKGRTLLDKLVANMDVDKRSVLPNDLKEKEKEFVFQLRYLDSTYEEMVKKDGYEEYLNKRDSLRREFEAFVEELNKQYPMYVSLYYPRPLMAKDIKLKDNECLVEYVLTENNIYVFVIRSNLSEIVALSVKKVVIEEMVTDLLEYIRRNKKDKFLNLSHELYQLLLKPLNIEQSKSLIIIPDGILGVVPFDALVKDKSEDFNTSVYAGDNLSISYLQSATVMAILGNKNTTDQKELLFAVANPVFSKPDYQYSKTENAEDTNQNAPQFAFRGLKISKETSVEKVDWEEITFPPLPETETEVKEIAKILNVTPKTPQILLGLDASEENVKKAELEKYKYIHFATHASLPGFIAGIQEPFILLSQVENHSEDGFLTLSEVSNLKLNADMVVLSACVTGLGKEIDGEGIANFARAFEQAGAKSVVVSLWEVPSEPAVEFMKVFYTYLNLGFNRLESIRYTKRDIKLKYPNPYYWAVFVLYGYNI; from the coding sequence ATGAAAAAAGTAGCTCTCGGCGTGGTGTTTTTTTTAGTTATTCTGAATGCCTCAACTTTGTCGGCAAAGAATACCTCTTTTGGGTTATTGTTGCAAAAAAACGCTCAAGATTACTTTCAAGTAAAAGGGGTTGTTAAAAATAGTCCGGCGTATGATTTAGGTTTAAAGCCCGGAGATATTATTGAAGAAGTAAACAATAGCATGTTTTCAAACCCACTTATATTCAGGAAGTTAGCTCCAGGTGATAAAATAGTATTATCAGTAATTCGTGATGGAAAAAAGATAATACTTTCAGGTGTTATAAAAGAATATAATTCAAATGGTGAGTCGTTAGTTGTGCAAAATAATAAAAAAAATGCTGATACTAAATCATTTGATATGAAATCATATAGTATGGCAATTTCTTCAGCACTACAAAAACTTGAAGAAGCAAAAGAAAAAAATGATTTTTACGGGCAGGTTTCAAGCTTGCAGCTACTTTCTCAGCTATATACGTTCATTGGTTTGTATGATAAAGCGGAAAAATCGATATTGGAAGCTATAAAACTGAGTAAAGAACCTCAATCTAAAGTTATGCCTGCTCAAATAAGGTTTTTGTATTCACCTTTGATAAAGCTGTATTTAAATACCGGACAATATGAAAAAGCAATAAAATTTTATTATGAGGAATATAATAAAATAAAAGGTCCAGATTTAAGCACGACTAATGAAGATATGGCAGATATCTTTAGGTTTTCAAAACAGTACCACAAAGCTCTTACACTATATAGCAAGCTGTATAACCCTCGCAGTCAAGATTTATATAAAGTAAGGATTTTAGGGAAAGTGATGGATACATATTATAGAATGGGAGAATATGAGAAGGCTGAAAAAATTTTTGGTTTGGTCAGTGATATAGTTAATAAAAATAACATATATAATGAATACGTTATAGAATTTCTACTAAGGCAAGGTGAGTTTGAGAAAGCACTTAACATAATAGAGTCTGCCGATAAATATACTAAACCTGTAAATATTAATGAAAAAGTTGCAAGATCCTTTCAAAAAGCACTTGCATTCAAATTTCTTGGAAAGTTAGAGCTTGCCGGGAGTGAAATAGAAAATACAATATCTCTAATTGAGAATATTAGAGATATGACAAAACTGAGAGAATACTTTTTTAGAGGCGGAAGGGTAAATGTTTATAAAGAGGCAGTATCTATTTTTTCAGAAAGGTATTTATCTTCTGGAAAAACGGATAATGAGTCATTAAATAAAGCATTTTATTATGCTGAGCTTTCTAAAGGTCGTACACTATTGGATAAGCTTGTTGCCAATATGGATGTAGATAAAAGATCAGTATTGCCTAACGATTTGAAAGAAAAGGAAAAAGAGTTCGTATTTCAATTAAGATACTTGGACTCAACATATGAAGAGATGGTAAAGAAGGACGGGTATGAAGAATATTTGAATAAAAGGGACAGTTTGCGCAGGGAGTTTGAAGCATTTGTTGAAGAATTGAACAAACAATATCCTATGTATGTTTCATTATATTATCCAAGGCCTTTAATGGCTAAGGATATAAAACTTAAGGATAATGAATGTTTAGTTGAGTATGTATTAACTGAGAATAACATTTATGTTTTTGTCATTAGAAGCAATTTGTCCGAAATAGTTGCATTGTCTGTGAAAAAAGTTGTTATTGAAGAGATGGTTACAGATTTATTAGAATATATTAGAAGAAACAAAAAAGATAAATTTTTAAATCTTTCTCACGAACTTTATCAACTTTTGTTAAAACCCTTAAATATAGAACAATCAAAAAGTTTAATAATAATTCCTGATGGGATTTTGGGAGTTGTGCCGTTTGATGCATTAGTGAAAGATAAAAGTGAAGATTTTAATACAAGTGTTTATGCAGGAGATAATTTAAGTATCTCATATCTGCAATCAGCAACTGTTATGGCAATTTTGGGAAATAAAAATACAACTGACCAAAAAGAATTACTTTTTGCAGTGGCCAATCCGGTTTTCAGTAAACCCGATTATCAATATTCCAAAACTGAAAATGCAGAAGATACTAACCAAAATGCACCTCAATTTGCGTTTAGAGGGTTGAAAATATCAAAAGAGACAAGTGTAGAAAAAGTTGACTGGGAAGAGATAACTTTTCCACCGTTGCCGGAAACCGAAACCGAAGTAAAGGAGATAGCAAAAATTTTAAATGTTACCCCAAAAACACCGCAAATATTATTAGGATTAGACGCTTCAGAGGAAAATGTAAAAAAGGCAGAGCTTGAAAAGTATAAGTATATTCATTTTGCTACTCATGCTTCATTACCTGGTTTTATCGCTGGCATTCAAGAGCCATTTATTCTACTTAGTCAGGTAGAGAATCACAGTGAAGATGGATTTTTAACTTTAAGTGAGGTATCAAATTTGAAGCTTAATGCAGATATGGTAGTCCTCTCAGCATGTGTAACGGGGTTAGGTAAAGAGATAGACGGAGAGGGTATTGCAAATTTTGCAAGGGCTTTTGAGCAAGCAGGTGCTAAATCGGTTGTAGTTAGTCTTTGGGAAGTGCCGAGTGAACCCGCAGTTGAATTTATGAAAGTTTTTTATACTTATCTTAATTTAGGCTTTAATAGGCTTGAGTCAATCAGGTATACAAAAAGAGATATCAAATTAAAGTATCCTAACCCTTATTATTGGGCAGTATTTGTATTGTATGGATATAATATTTGA
- a CDS encoding DUF1820 family protein, whose product MTEKNEKYFKIQFIDAKKEILTFYAKSVNPSSYIGLIEVSNILFMDSEILINPEDEKVRKEFKGVKRTFLPLSAIVRIDEVEESKTKVLKLLPDNE is encoded by the coding sequence ATGACAGAAAAAAATGAGAAATATTTCAAAATTCAATTTATAGATGCCAAAAAAGAGATACTAACCTTTTATGCAAAATCTGTTAACCCTTCTTCGTATATAGGGCTTATTGAAGTATCAAATATACTGTTTATGGACTCTGAAATACTTATTAATCCTGAAGATGAAAAAGTACGTAAAGAATTTAAGGGGGTTAAAAGGACATTCCTGCCTCTAAGTGCAATAGTAAGAATTGATGAAGTTGAAGAGTCAAAAACAAAGGTTTTAAAACTTTTACCTGATAACGAATAG